The DNA region GGAGTAAAAGAAGTATTAATTGGACACGCAGACGATATTATTACTAATACGACAGCACAAACTACAGGAACGTTAATCGAAGCATAATATGGTAAATATACTCGCCGAAAAGGCCATCCAACTATTACAGCAATTAATTTCCATTCCTTCCTTTTCTAGAGAAGAAGATCAAACGGCCAATACCATTGAAAACTTTTTCTCCGAAAATGATATCAAGACGAATAGATTTCACAATAATGTATGGGCCGTCAATCAACATTTTGATGCAAACAAACCCATAGTCTTGTTGAATTCACATCATGATACAGTAAAACCCAATCTCAAATACACAAAAGATCCATTCCAACCACAAATTGAGGATGGCAAACTATTTGGATTAGGCAGCAATGATGCAGGCGGTTGTTTGGTTTCTTTGATAGCAACATTTACGCATTTTTATAGTTTGGAAAATTTACCTTTTAATTTGGTAATTGCAGCAACCGCAGAGGAAGAAATTAGTGGAAAAAATGGAATCGAAGCGCTATTACAACATGCAGAATTTCAAACTTTAGATGGACGTATTCCTTTTTCTAATTGGGAAAACTGGCAAGCTATAGTCGGAGAACCTACACTATTACAATTGGCAGTTGCGGAAAAAGGCTTGATGGTTTTGGACGCTACCGCGAATGGAAAAGCAGGTCACGCAGCTAGGAACGAAGGCGAAAATGCCATCTATAAAGCTATGCAAGATATCGCTTGGTTTTCGTCTTATGAATTTCAAAAAATATCAGAATGGTTAGGAAAGGTAAAAATGTCCGTAACGGTCATTGAAACAGAAAACAAAGCACATAATGTCGTTCCAGCGGTTTGCCAATATGTAGTTGACATTCGTATAACGGACGCTTATACTCATGAAGAAGTATTGGCAATCATTCAAAAAAATGTACAATCCGAAGTCAAAGCGCGTAGTTTCAGATTACGTTCCTCAAGAATTGACATCAGTAATCCATTGGTAAAATCTGGAATTAAATTAGGCAAAAAACCATTTGGCTCACCAACTAGTTCGGATAAAGCATTAATGCCATTTCAAGCATTAAAATGCGGCCCCGGTGATAGTGCAAGAAGTCATACTGCAGACGAATTCATTTACCTAAATGAAATTGAAGAGGGTATTGATTTTTATATAAAGATGCTAGAAGGTTGGGAATAAGCTTAGCTATTTTTTGCGTAATTATTAAAGAGAAAATGTTTTATTTTTATTCAAATTACGCTGGTTATGAAAAGAAAAACACATTTCTATCTATTTGCCATATTGTTTTTGGTTTCGATATCAGGTCTAGCCCAACTAGAACAAAGAGCCAATATATTTGATTCTGTTCAAAATATTGAACAATTAAACAAAGCATTAATTACCATAAACCCTAAGCTACGACCATACAGTAGAGTACCAATAAAGGATGTGGTATTACCTTATGACAAAAAATCACATTTTTACAGTAAAATATCTGATTCACTAGGAATTTTACAACCTTATTCTTTTGCTGACATTGATCAAAATGGCTGTACGGATGTGCTATTAGCACAAGAAAGCGAAGATGTTGGTCCATTTATTATACTAATGTTTCCTCAGAATAAATATCAAATTTTTGATTTGAACCTTAATAATATCTGCTCATTGAGTTATAGTAAAGTTCTACGAATTAAAGACAAGCCCACTATTATTCAATTGCAAATACTCCGATCTGGAAGTGACATAAGTGTATATAATCGTAAATTTTTCCCAGGATTTGAATCAATCGAACTCGTATATAAATTTGATAATTTTATAGAATATAATCCAAACCCAACAAACGAAAATATTAAGCAAATTGATTTTATCGAACCGCGAGGTAAGGCAGGACAACAAGAAGGGATTTCCATACTTGCAAATGGAGATCTGAAATTATGCAAAACTGGCATGTTTCCAGACGCCACAGGAAGCAAAAGCATTTTCAAAACAAATCATTATCGAGGGAAAATGGCAATCCAAGACAAACAATTCCTTTCAGAACTAGTAAATTACTTGAATGTAAATAAATTAGGAAGTAACTATACTATTCCTGGTTTAAGAGACGGAGGTGAAAGCACTTTGCATATTATAACTGATTCCATTGACAAAACCATTAAGGATTATGGAATGGCTGGATCCTTTGGACTAAAAATTTTGTACCACAAGTCAGACTTGATTATACAAAATACAGACTGGCAATTAGACCCGAAGCAATAAAAATTTAACCTTTTTTAAATCGTA from Rhizosphaericola mali includes:
- a CDS encoding M20 family metallo-hydrolase, which codes for MVNILAEKAIQLLQQLISIPSFSREEDQTANTIENFFSENDIKTNRFHNNVWAVNQHFDANKPIVLLNSHHDTVKPNLKYTKDPFQPQIEDGKLFGLGSNDAGGCLVSLIATFTHFYSLENLPFNLVIAATAEEEISGKNGIEALLQHAEFQTLDGRIPFSNWENWQAIVGEPTLLQLAVAEKGLMVLDATANGKAGHAARNEGENAIYKAMQDIAWFSSYEFQKISEWLGKVKMSVTVIETENKAHNVVPAVCQYVVDIRITDAYTHEEVLAIIQKNVQSEVKARSFRLRSSRIDISNPLVKSGIKLGKKPFGSPTSSDKALMPFQALKCGPGDSARSHTADEFIYLNEIEEGIDFYIKMLEGWE